In a genomic window of Candidatus Bathyarchaeota archaeon:
- a CDS encoding signal peptidase I, whose translation MSKLKDALKNEYVKSLILLAIILCSIVAFWFGLKTYLRTDYPLLAVASGSMIPTLNVGDLIIVQGGLNVDDIVAEYETGDVIVFHKPRNSDELIVHRAVEKHGSGDIAFLKTKGDNNPSGTDPWEVDNTDLVGKVVWSIPYLGQIPLLVRTPTGMSIIVILIVILILLEFVIPSSKEKKKPEQSTEETDVLNIGSL comes from the coding sequence ATGTCAAAACTTAAAGATGCACTGAAAAATGAATACGTAAAATCTCTGATTCTTCTAGCGATTATTCTATGCAGCATTGTTGCTTTCTGGTTTGGTTTGAAAACATACTTGAGAACTGACTATCCTTTGCTTGCAGTGGCTTCAGGAAGCATGATTCCCACTTTGAATGTCGGTGATTTGATAATTGTTCAAGGTGGACTAAATGTAGATGATATTGTTGCGGAATATGAGACAGGCGACGTTATAGTTTTTCACAAACCACGTAATTCAGACGAGCTTATTGTTCACAGAGCCGTAGAAAAACATGGGAGTGGTGATATTGCATTTTTAAAGACCAAAGGAGACAACAACCCTTCGGGCACCGACCCTTGGGAAGTCGATAACACTGACCTTGTCGGCAAAGTTGTATGGAGCATTCCGTACCTTGGTCAAATTCCCTTACTCGTCCGTACACCGACAGGAATGTCAATCATTGTCATTTTAATAGTAATTCTAATTCTTCTTGAATTTGTAATTCCATCCTCTAAGGAAAAGAAAAAACCAGAACAATCCACAGAAGAAACTGACGTTTTGAACATTGGATCTCTATAA
- a CDS encoding M14 family zinc carboxypeptidase — protein sequence MRLSSYHQIVDELGHLRDRGAELFSIGKSGLGREIYLLTIGKDDKRVLIVCRQHGNEPTSTEAMMEYAGELLDEEDLMEKVRVSIIPMANPDGAELYRKVCEDGRTSILISYIACSVKPYRGDMNRDYKKKKFPETKIVAKAIKETKPNIIIDLHNFFLNYEYLILRKPIHDFCAAISTHPKIKPRIFRKTLRICKIAIKAVRREGGNPADINGL from the coding sequence TTGAGACTTAGTTCTTATCATCAAATCGTTGATGAATTGGGTCATTTAAGAGATCGGGGCGCTGAGTTATTTTCAATTGGCAAATCGGGACTTGGAAGAGAGATTTACTTGTTAACAATAGGAAAGGACGACAAGCGGGTTTTGATAGTATGTAGACAGCACGGTAATGAGCCTACGTCAACAGAAGCGATGATGGAATATGCTGGAGAATTACTTGATGAAGAGGATTTAATGGAGAAGGTTAGAGTTTCAATAATCCCCATGGCGAATCCAGATGGAGCGGAGCTTTATAGGAAAGTATGCGAGGATGGTCGAACTTCGATACTTATTTCATACATCGCCTGCTCAGTCAAACCATATAGAGGAGACATGAACCGAGATTATAAGAAGAAAAAATTTCCAGAAACAAAAATCGTTGCTAAAGCAATCAAAGAAACTAAACCCAACATCATTATAGACCTCCACAATTTCTTTCTGAACTACGAGTATTTAATTCTAAGAAAACCAATCCACGATTTCTGTGCGGCAATCTCAACTCACCCTAAAATAAAACCTAGAATATTTCGAAAGACTCTTAGAATTTGTAAAATAGCTATAAAAGCTGTAAGAAGAGAAGGTGGAAACCCAGCAGATATAAACGGATTATGA